One Acutalibacter muris DNA window includes the following coding sequences:
- a CDS encoding peptide chain release factor 3, with protein sequence MPDNRAEIEKRRTFAIISHPDAGKTTLTEKFLLYGGAIALAGMVKGKRNSRHAVSDWMEIEKQRGISVTSSVMQFQYDGFCINILDTPGHQDFSEDTYRTLMAADSAVMVIDAGKGVEAQTRKLFKVCVLRDIPIFTFINKMDRDSRSPYDLLDEIEKELGIGTYPMNWPIGSGVDFKGVYDREKDKVLRFIPEESGAGRREVQEQDFSLDDPALPGAIGEYLYDALKDDVELLDGAGYEFDLERVRHGKLSPVFFGSALTNFGVEPFLEQFLKLTPPPLSRQAEGRTVDPFAEDFSAFVFKIQANMNKAHRDRIAFIRICSGKFEKGMEVEHVQGGRRMKLSQPQQLMAQSREIIDEAYAGDIIGVFDPGVFSIGDTLCAPGKKLKFQGIPTFAPELFSLVRQKDTMKRKQFVKGANQIAQEGAIQIFQEINSGMEEIIVGVVGSLQFDVFQYRMENEYNVEVHMQTLPYSFIRWIDNEGLDEAALRKLNLTSDTKKVQDLKGRYLLLFSNQWSINWALERNEGLLLSEFSEN encoded by the coding sequence ATGCCTGATAATAGAGCCGAAATAGAAAAGCGCCGCACCTTTGCCATAATCTCCCACCCGGACGCGGGCAAAACCACCCTTACGGAAAAATTCCTGCTCTACGGCGGGGCCATCGCCCTGGCGGGAATGGTCAAGGGCAAGCGCAACTCCCGCCACGCCGTGTCCGACTGGATGGAGATAGAGAAGCAGCGCGGCATATCCGTCACCTCCTCCGTAATGCAGTTCCAGTATGACGGCTTCTGCATAAATATCCTGGACACCCCCGGCCATCAGGACTTCTCAGAGGACACCTACCGCACCCTGATGGCGGCGGACTCCGCCGTGATGGTCATAGATGCGGGCAAGGGCGTGGAGGCCCAGACCAGAAAGCTCTTTAAGGTCTGCGTCCTGCGGGACATACCCATCTTCACCTTCATAAACAAGATGGACCGGGACTCACGCAGCCCCTATGACCTCTTGGACGAGATAGAGAAGGAACTGGGCATAGGCACCTATCCCATGAACTGGCCCATAGGCTCCGGGGTGGACTTTAAGGGGGTCTATGACCGGGAGAAGGACAAGGTGCTGAGATTTATTCCCGAGGAGAGCGGCGCGGGCCGCCGGGAGGTCCAGGAGCAGGACTTCTCTCTGGACGACCCGGCGCTGCCCGGGGCCATTGGCGAATATCTTTATGATGCCCTTAAAGACGACGTGGAGCTCCTGGACGGGGCGGGCTACGAGTTCGACCTGGAACGGGTGCGCCACGGAAAGCTCTCGCCGGTGTTCTTCGGGTCGGCGCTGACGAACTTCGGGGTGGAGCCCTTTCTGGAGCAGTTTTTAAAGCTCACGCCCCCGCCCCTCTCGCGCCAGGCCGAGGGGAGGACTGTCGACCCCTTTGCAGAGGATTTCTCCGCCTTCGTCTTTAAGATACAGGCCAACATGAACAAGGCCCACCGGGACCGCATAGCCTTTATACGCATATGCAGCGGCAAGTTCGAGAAGGGCATGGAGGTCGAGCACGTCCAGGGCGGGCGGCGCATGAAGCTGAGCCAGCCCCAGCAGCTTATGGCACAGAGCCGTGAGATAATCGACGAGGCCTATGCCGGGGACATCATCGGCGTATTCGACCCTGGAGTGTTCTCCATAGGCGACACCCTGTGCGCGCCGGGGAAGAAGCTAAAATTCCAGGGCATACCCACCTTCGCGCCGGAGCTCTTCAGCCTTGTGCGGCAGAAGGACACCATGAAGCGCAAGCAGTTCGTCAAGGGCGCAAACCAGATCGCCCAGGAGGGCGCTATCCAGATCTTCCAGGAGATAAACTCCGGCATGGAGGAGATCATCGTGGGCGTTGTGGGCAGCTTACAGTTCGACGTGTTCCAGTACCGCATGGAGAACGAGTATAACGTGGAGGTCCATATGCAGACCCTCCCCTACTCCTTCATACGCTGGATAGACAACGAGGGGCTGGACGAGGCAGCGCTTAGAAAGCTTAACCTGACCTCTGATACCAAAAAGGTGCAGGACCTTAAGGGGCGGTATCTTCTGCTGTTCTCCAATCAGTGGAGCATCAACTGGGCGCTGGAGAGGAATGAGGGATTGCTGCTTTCCGAATTCAGTGAAAACTAA
- a CDS encoding winged helix-turn-helix domain-containing protein, whose protein sequence is MEYIDLRKLKSGELKQIRRQVVRLKKMGKTGKEIEELTGVRQCRASEIWTAYQREGESSLEPKKRGFRKGTHMLLTSEEQEEIRETIVTRRPEEFGIPGSLWTLKKVCAYVWKKYRKKMSDGSVSDYMRRWGLTCQRPVKRARKQDPSRV, encoded by the coding sequence ATGGAATACATAGATTTACGAAAACTGAAAAGTGGAGAACTCAAGCAGATACGCCGGCAGGTCGTACGCCTCAAAAAGATGGGGAAAACCGGGAAAGAAATAGAGGAATTAACCGGAGTACGGCAGTGTCGCGCCAGCGAAATATGGACGGCGTATCAGCGGGAGGGCGAAAGTTCCTTAGAACCGAAGAAACGGGGGTTCCGGAAAGGAACCCACATGTTGCTGACATCGGAGGAACAGGAGGAAATACGGGAAACGATTGTTACCCGCCGCCCAGAGGAATTCGGTATTCCCGGGAGTTTGTGGACGCTGAAGAAGGTGTGCGCATACGTCTGGAAAAAGTATCGGAAGAAGATGTCGGACGGCAGTGTGTCGGACTATATGCGGCGCTGGGGCTTGACTTGCCAGCGTCCGGTCAAGCGCGCCCGGAAGCAGGATCCTTCGCGTGTCTAA
- a CDS encoding ClpP family protease, producing the protein MKKDVSKKTSVKAVKNSGEEQEAPVQDGWNDQQKQINESGSVVTHNHGHTIHCLTIIGQIEGHYISPSQNKTTKYEHVIPQIVAVEEDPEIDGLLMLLNTVGGDVEAGLALAELVAGMKKPTVSLVLGGGHSIGVPLAVAAKKSFIAESASMTIHPVRMNGLVLGIPQTLEYFQRMQDRITNFVTQNSNITKERFTTLSMNTQELVMDVGTVLDGPDAVEEGLIDSLGSLSDAMDCLNSMIDKEKKKRRPGRPKKKQD; encoded by the coding sequence ATGAAAAAAGACGTATCAAAGAAGACCAGTGTAAAGGCCGTGAAGAACTCCGGCGAGGAGCAGGAGGCCCCGGTCCAGGACGGCTGGAACGACCAGCAGAAGCAGATAAACGAGAGCGGCTCGGTGGTGACCCACAACCATGGGCATACCATACACTGCCTTACCATCATCGGCCAGATAGAGGGACACTATATTTCCCCCTCCCAGAACAAGACCACCAAGTATGAGCACGTGATACCTCAGATAGTGGCCGTGGAGGAGGACCCGGAGATAGACGGCCTTTTAATGCTCCTGAACACCGTGGGCGGCGACGTGGAGGCGGGGCTTGCCCTGGCGGAGCTGGTGGCGGGCATGAAGAAGCCCACTGTCTCCCTGGTGCTGGGGGGCGGCCACTCCATCGGGGTGCCCCTGGCTGTGGCGGCGAAGAAGTCCTTTATCGCCGAGTCCGCGTCCATGACCATACACCCGGTGCGTATGAACGGCCTGGTGCTGGGCATACCCCAGACCCTGGAATATTTCCAGCGTATGCAGGACCGCATTACTAACTTCGTCACCCAGAACTCCAACATCACCAAGGAGCGCTTCACCACCCTCTCCATGAACACCCAGGAGTTGGTGATGGATGTGGGCACGGTCTTAGACGGCCCGGACGCGGTGGAGGAGGGGCTTATCGATTCCCTTGGCTCCCTCTCGGACGCCATGGACTGTCTGAACTCCATGATAGACAAGGAGAAAAAGAAGCGCAGGCCCGGGCGGCCCAAAAAGAAACAAGACTGA
- a CDS encoding S41 family peptidase: MSVFKAELGATVVGAPTGQFTKFFCPRGMNTDIVLPNSQITVQVSGTWHEVEGLMEPVYDDEGKLYERENTVLPDVFVEQDIEDLRLGKDSLMEWVWRRGL, translated from the coding sequence ATGTCTGTGTTCAAGGCAGAGTTAGGGGCCACAGTCGTGGGCGCGCCCACGGGCCAATTTACAAAGTTTTTCTGCCCCAGAGGAATGAATACCGATATAGTTCTGCCAAACTCACAGATAACCGTCCAGGTATCTGGCACTTGGCACGAGGTAGAGGGGCTCATGGAGCCTGTCTATGATGACGAGGGGAAACTCTATGAACGGGAGAACACAGTGCTGCCGGACGTGTTTGTGGAGCAGGATATAGAGGACCTGCGCCTTGGGAAGGACAGTCTGATGGAGTGGGTTTGGAGGCGGGGGTTATGA
- a CDS encoding DNA translocase FtsK 4TM domain-containing protein: MSEQKKPSTGSTQAKRGGGARSTAKKRAPATTAQSKPAGNKKAGARKHAPPKPTAEEIRQKNQVRAVVLFACAIFIGCLTIFEGDSLWEWAHNAILGLFGGWAMLWPILMIYVAVITTLDRPMGSISGKVWLTAVVILLFCATGFIFGGAKISDGLSVFDYITALYRTNAGVGGGVMGGLLGQLLISAAGKTGAKIIILLLLFVSVMILTGTTLIGLFRTIKKPVEVVNEGLQTARQRREEERVILQEDWEARSAIDVPLEPSIPMGSAASGSNALFPPVEPRKKQKRSEKLDKLEKVFGIEAPRPELQPVPEEKPEPEEAPEDRLPANPVFSPNPPAPIIDEPEPQPEEVSPKQEESAPEPEKEPELDIPMPKPRMQEPEPRQATPQENALYQALDQLQTPGSYCFPPITMLAMSPQADRAKETEELQTNGKILVDTLNSFGVSTKIMDICRGPSVTRYEIQPAAGVKISKITSLSDDLALNLAATGVRIEAPIPGKAAVGIEVPNRSRSSVRMRDLVQSNAFQTSKSKLSVALGRDIAGQPVVADLARMPHILIAGTTGSGKSVCTNSMIISMLYKASPDEVRFLMIDPKAVELTGYNGLPHMLVPVVTDPHKAAGALGWAVNEMMKRYKIFSENNVRNLQGYNNLAEAQNYEDGNGQPMPAMPQIVIIIDELADLMMATPKEVEDSICRLAQLARAAGMHLVVATQRPSVDVVTGLIKANIPSRIALTVSTAVDSRTIIDTVGADKLLGQGDMLFAPVGSNKPLRVQGCYVSDEEISSIVEFVKKTKQMEYDTEIIEEIERNAANTGDQKEDDGERSGETDPMMDEAIKVVVEAGQASTSLLQRRLRLGYARAGRLIDEMEQLGIVGPHEGSKPRQVLMTYTQWLERNMQKPDQPDDSEE; this comes from the coding sequence TTGTCCGAACAAAAAAAGCCATCAACCGGGAGCACCCAGGCTAAACGCGGCGGGGGTGCACGAAGCACAGCCAAGAAACGCGCGCCTGCTACAACCGCGCAGAGCAAGCCGGCCGGGAATAAGAAAGCCGGGGCCAGGAAACACGCTCCGCCGAAGCCCACCGCCGAGGAGATCCGGCAGAAGAATCAGGTGCGGGCGGTGGTGCTGTTTGCCTGCGCCATCTTTATCGGGTGCCTGACAATATTTGAGGGCGACAGTCTTTGGGAATGGGCCCATAACGCTATTTTGGGGCTTTTCGGCGGCTGGGCCATGCTTTGGCCTATTTTGATGATATACGTGGCGGTTATAACCACACTGGACCGGCCCATGGGCTCTATAAGCGGGAAGGTATGGCTGACGGCGGTGGTGATACTGCTGTTCTGCGCCACAGGCTTCATCTTCGGCGGGGCAAAGATATCCGACGGCCTCTCCGTCTTCGATTACATAACCGCCCTATACCGCACCAACGCGGGCGTCGGCGGCGGCGTGATGGGCGGGCTTCTGGGCCAGCTGCTCATAAGCGCGGCGGGGAAGACCGGCGCGAAAATAATAATCCTGCTGCTGCTGTTCGTCAGCGTGATGATACTCACCGGCACCACCCTTATCGGCCTGTTCCGAACCATCAAGAAGCCGGTTGAAGTGGTGAACGAGGGCCTCCAGACCGCCCGCCAGCGCCGGGAGGAGGAGCGGGTGATACTTCAGGAGGACTGGGAGGCCCGCTCCGCCATCGATGTGCCTTTAGAGCCCTCTATACCCATGGGGTCCGCCGCCAGCGGCTCCAACGCCCTGTTCCCGCCGGTGGAGCCCAGGAAAAAGCAAAAGCGCAGCGAGAAGCTGGATAAGCTGGAGAAGGTGTTTGGTATAGAAGCACCCCGGCCCGAGCTTCAGCCCGTGCCGGAGGAGAAGCCCGAACCCGAGGAGGCCCCCGAGGACCGTCTCCCGGCAAACCCGGTATTCTCCCCGAACCCGCCCGCGCCAATTATAGACGAGCCGGAGCCCCAGCCAGAGGAGGTTTCCCCAAAGCAGGAGGAGAGCGCGCCCGAACCCGAGAAGGAGCCAGAGCTCGATATCCCCATGCCGAAGCCGCGTATGCAGGAGCCCGAGCCCCGCCAGGCCACCCCACAGGAGAACGCCCTGTATCAGGCCCTGGACCAGCTCCAGACCCCGGGAAGCTACTGTTTCCCGCCCATTACAATGCTGGCCATGAGCCCCCAGGCCGACCGGGCCAAGGAGACCGAGGAGCTCCAAACAAACGGGAAGATACTGGTGGACACCTTAAACAGCTTCGGGGTCAGCACAAAGATAATGGATATCTGCCGGGGCCCGTCGGTCACCCGGTATGAGATACAGCCTGCAGCGGGGGTGAAGATAAGCAAGATAACCTCCCTCTCCGACGACCTGGCCCTGAACCTTGCGGCCACAGGCGTCAGGATAGAGGCCCCAATACCCGGCAAGGCGGCGGTGGGCATAGAAGTGCCCAACCGCTCCCGCAGCTCGGTGCGCATGAGGGACCTGGTGCAGTCCAACGCCTTCCAGACCTCAAAGAGCAAGCTCTCCGTGGCCCTTGGCCGGGACATAGCCGGCCAGCCGGTGGTGGCCGACCTTGCCCGGATGCCCCATATACTTATAGCGGGCACTACGGGTTCCGGTAAGTCTGTATGTACCAACTCCATGATAATCAGTATGCTCTATAAGGCCAGTCCCGACGAGGTGCGTTTCCTGATGATAGACCCCAAGGCGGTGGAGCTCACCGGCTATAACGGCCTGCCCCATATGCTGGTGCCCGTGGTCACCGACCCCCATAAAGCGGCGGGAGCCCTGGGCTGGGCAGTGAACGAGATGATGAAGCGCTATAAGATATTCTCAGAGAACAACGTCCGTAACCTCCAGGGCTATAATAACCTGGCCGAGGCCCAGAACTATGAGGACGGGAACGGCCAGCCCATGCCCGCCATGCCCCAGATAGTTATTATAATCGACGAGCTGGCGGACCTGATGATGGCCACCCCCAAGGAGGTGGAGGACTCCATCTGCCGTCTGGCCCAGCTGGCCCGGGCCGCCGGTATGCACCTGGTGGTGGCCACACAGCGTCCCTCGGTGGACGTGGTCACCGGCCTTATCAAGGCCAATATCCCCAGCCGCATAGCCCTGACCGTCTCCACGGCGGTGGACTCCCGCACCATTATCGATACCGTGGGCGCGGACAAGCTGCTGGGCCAGGGGGATATGCTCTTCGCCCCGGTGGGCAGCAACAAGCCCCTCCGGGTCCAGGGCTGCTATGTGTCGGACGAGGAGATCTCCTCCATAGTGGAGTTTGTGAAGAAGACCAAGCAGATGGAGTACGATACTGAGATCATCGAGGAGATTGAGCGCAACGCCGCCAACACCGGCGACCAGAAGGAGGACGACGGCGAGCGCTCCGGCGAGACCGACCCCATGATGGACGAGGCCATCAAGGTGGTGGTGGAGGCAGGCCAGGCCAGCACGTCACTGTTACAGCGGCGGCTGCGCCTGGGCTATGCCCGGGCCGGGCGGCTTATCGACGAGATGGAGCAGCTGGGCATAGTGGGCCCCCACGAGGGTTCCAAGCCCCGCCAGGTGCTTATGACCTATACCCAGTGGCTGGAGCGCAATATGCAGAAGCCCGACCAGCCTGACGACAGCGAGGAGTAG
- a CDS encoding stage III sporulation protein AE, translating into MRAGKVKKLLIFVLAFAAFMVLCPSPARAQGGEIYEKSGAPGLFDSLDDETKELLRGLGVDGGQVTGGLSGERIFGMVSTLLRDKLSAPLKALAAILGVAALCRLADGISEGEGIAPLVGAAACGLILSAPVLGLLTGCQRVAGAASAFLTAAVPVYAGLLVAGGNLATGGGYSFLTMLAGAAVPVLAGGVFLPLLQIYLGLSVAGAVSGTELGGLAEALYRLGKWALTVLVTLFAAILSVQTAVNAQVDAAAGKAAKLALSAGVPIVGGALGDAVAAIQNSVHIVKSGTGAFGILAAMCIFAPAMAECALWAGVCMIGKGFGELFRVKAISALMEAAVSTVKMVLALLGSICAACVASAAAVLLAGG; encoded by the coding sequence ATGAGAGCAGGAAAGGTAAAAAAGCTTTTAATTTTTGTGCTGGCGTTTGCGGCGTTTATGGTGTTGTGCCCATCGCCGGCCCGGGCCCAGGGCGGCGAGATATATGAAAAAAGCGGGGCCCCGGGGCTTTTCGACAGCCTGGACGACGAGACCAAGGAACTGCTCCGGGGTCTTGGGGTGGACGGCGGCCAGGTGACCGGCGGGCTATCGGGAGAGAGGATATTTGGGATGGTATCCACCCTTCTGCGGGACAAGCTTTCAGCGCCCCTTAAAGCTCTTGCGGCAATTCTGGGGGTGGCGGCGCTTTGCAGGCTGGCGGACGGCATTTCAGAGGGCGAAGGCATTGCCCCGCTGGTGGGAGCCGCGGCCTGCGGGCTGATACTATCCGCGCCGGTGCTGGGACTGCTCACTGGGTGCCAGCGGGTGGCGGGGGCCGCGTCGGCGTTTTTGACGGCGGCGGTGCCGGTGTACGCCGGGCTTCTTGTGGCCGGCGGGAATCTTGCCACAGGCGGCGGCTACAGTTTCCTCACGATGCTGGCGGGGGCGGCGGTGCCCGTTCTGGCGGGAGGCGTGTTTCTTCCTCTGCTGCAAATCTATCTGGGATTATCAGTGGCTGGGGCGGTCTCCGGCACAGAGCTGGGCGGGCTGGCCGAGGCGCTGTACAGACTGGGCAAATGGGCGCTGACAGTCCTTGTGACCCTTTTCGCCGCCATACTCTCTGTACAGACCGCTGTGAACGCCCAGGTGGACGCGGCCGCAGGAAAGGCCGCGAAGCTGGCCCTGTCCGCTGGAGTACCCATAGTGGGCGGGGCCCTTGGGGACGCGGTGGCCGCCATACAGAACAGCGTACATATCGTAAAATCCGGGACGGGGGCTTTTGGCATACTGGCCGCGATGTGCATCTTTGCCCCGGCCATGGCTGAGTGCGCCCTGTGGGCGGGGGTGTGCATGATAGGCAAGGGATTTGGAGAGCTGTTCCGGGTTAAAGCCATAAGCGCTCTTATGGAGGCGGCGGTTTCCACGGTGAAAATGGTGCTGGCCCTTTTGGGCAGTATATGCGCCGCATGCGTTGCCAGCGCGGCGGCTGTGCTGCTGGCCGGCGGATAA
- a CDS encoding undecaprenyl-diphosphate phosphatase: MTIFDAILQGVIQGATEFLPVSSSGHLSISQHIFGIELPGILFDVMLHLGTLIAVVFVYRKLIWRLLKEFGLLIADLFRGRFKWGEMNGDRRLIFMLVIGLLPLFLLFLPIPGTDMKIKDLSEQLASDSSILVEGLALLATSLMLFLGILASRRTAASRAPGKHWARGAKAGRTQYTVADAVITGVTQCLAAVFPGLSRSGSTMSVGLMRGIDQQTALDYSFVLGIPSIAAAALLSIKDAGAEGEAIGTVTLIVGVITAAIVGFLAIKLLKWIVTTNKLSIFAVYTLIAGLAVTGIALYEMSTGQNLFTGKPL, translated from the coding sequence ATGACAATATTTGACGCGATACTCCAGGGCGTTATACAGGGCGCCACGGAATTTCTGCCGGTCTCAAGCTCCGGCCATCTGTCCATTTCCCAGCATATCTTCGGCATAGAGCTGCCGGGGATACTGTTTGACGTTATGCTGCATTTGGGCACGCTGATAGCGGTGGTATTCGTGTACCGCAAGCTTATCTGGCGGCTGCTTAAAGAATTTGGGCTGCTCATAGCCGACCTGTTCCGGGGCCGATTTAAATGGGGCGAGATGAACGGTGACAGGCGGCTGATATTCATGCTGGTGATAGGCCTATTGCCTCTGTTCCTGCTGTTTTTGCCCATACCGGGCACGGATATGAAGATAAAGGACCTGTCGGAGCAGCTTGCCTCGGACAGCAGTATTTTAGTAGAGGGCCTGGCCCTCCTGGCCACAAGCTTAATGCTGTTCCTGGGTATACTTGCCAGCCGCCGCACAGCCGCCTCCAGGGCCCCCGGAAAGCACTGGGCCAGGGGGGCAAAGGCCGGGCGCACCCAGTACACTGTGGCGGACGCCGTTATAACCGGCGTGACCCAATGTCTGGCGGCGGTGTTCCCGGGGCTCTCCCGCTCGGGCTCCACTATGTCCGTGGGGCTCATGCGGGGCATAGACCAGCAGACGGCTCTTGACTACTCCTTTGTGCTGGGTATACCGTCAATAGCCGCAGCGGCCCTGCTGTCCATAAAGGACGCGGGCGCAGAGGGGGAGGCCATCGGCACGGTGACGCTGATAGTGGGAGTGATAACCGCGGCTATCGTGGGCTTTTTGGCCATTAAGCTTCTCAAATGGATAGTCACCACGAATAAGCTGAGTATCTTTGCTGTTTACACACTTATCGCGGGGCTGGCGGTGACAGGCATTGCGCTGTACGAGATGAGCACAGGGCAGAACCTTTTTACCGGCAAGCCGCTTTAG
- a CDS encoding stage III sporulation protein AB, translating into MRLAGSVLLISAGVIWGIGRSWELHTRVGLLTQLEALMQWLMTEIPYSARPLPELIRASNSPFCREAAEEPGFCTDPCGALAGAGARLLRVQKDRELFRDFAAGLGASGTEGQLGHLRLCMARARQHLTEAREAQRERSRLYIGLGVLFGLGAWVLLI; encoded by the coding sequence ATGAGACTGGCAGGTTCTGTACTGTTGATATCAGCCGGAGTTATCTGGGGCATTGGGCGCTCATGGGAGCTGCATACGCGGGTGGGCCTCTTGACACAGCTTGAGGCGCTTATGCAATGGCTCATGACGGAGATACCCTATTCCGCCCGCCCGCTTCCGGAGCTGATAAGGGCCAGCAACAGCCCCTTCTGCCGGGAGGCGGCAGAGGAGCCCGGGTTCTGTACGGACCCCTGCGGCGCGCTGGCTGGGGCGGGGGCAAGGCTCCTGCGGGTCCAAAAGGACAGGGAACTGTTCCGGGACTTTGCCGCCGGTCTTGGGGCCAGCGGCACCGAGGGGCAGCTGGGACATCTGCGGCTGTGCATGGCCCGGGCCCGGCAGCACCTTACAGAGGCCCGGGAGGCCCAAAGGGAGCGTTCGCGGCTTTATATAGGGCTGGGGGTGCTCTTTGGGCTGGGGGCGTGGGTGCTCCTAATATAA
- the spoIIIAC gene encoding stage III sporulation protein AC: MEVELIFKIAAIGIIVAVLNQLLIRSGREEQALMTTLAGLIVVLMMIINEIDALFQAIKTTFQL; this comes from the coding sequence ATGGAAGTGGAGCTCATCTTCAAGATAGCCGCCATAGGCATAATCGTGGCGGTCTTAAACCAGCTGCTTATCCGCTCGGGTAGGGAGGAGCAGGCCCTTATGACCACGCTGGCGGGGCTTATCGTGGTGCTGATGATGATAATAAACGAGATAGACGCCCTGTTCCAGGCCATCAAGACCACCTTCCAGCTATGA
- a CDS encoding SpoIIIAH-like family protein, translating into MMKKLGRKQLVLASLVLALGAAVYLNWQFAGTNKLPVGDGAGDTSSQLGAAQLVNNAYVETVSDDLLGSEQANASADSFAEARMNRQASRDEALELLDKVLEDVEADSEAKKAAVDEASAMAQSILKETNVEGVLKAKGYEECVAYIAQEQCSVLVSGDLGDSDMLIIQEAVMEQTGLSADKIKIIGGGK; encoded by the coding sequence ATGATGAAGAAGCTAGGAAGAAAGCAGTTAGTTTTGGCGTCTCTGGTGCTGGCGCTGGGGGCAGCGGTGTATCTGAACTGGCAGTTCGCCGGGACAAACAAGCTGCCTGTGGGCGATGGCGCCGGGGACACAAGCAGCCAGCTGGGGGCGGCCCAGCTGGTGAACAACGCCTATGTGGAGACGGTCTCCGACGACCTTCTGGGCTCGGAGCAGGCCAACGCCTCCGCCGACAGCTTTGCCGAGGCCCGCATGAACCGCCAGGCCTCCCGGGACGAGGCGCTGGAGCTTCTTGATAAGGTGCTCGAGGACGTAGAGGCCGACTCTGAAGCCAAGAAGGCCGCCGTGGACGAAGCGTCCGCCATGGCCCAGAGCATCCTGAAGGAGACCAACGTGGAGGGGGTCCTAAAGGCAAAGGGCTATGAGGAATGCGTGGCGTACATAGCACAGGAGCAGTGCAGCGTTTTGGTCTCCGGGGACCTGGGGGACAGCGATATGCTCATTATCCAGGAGGCCGTTATGGAGCAGACCGGGCTCTCTGCGGACAAAATCAAAATTATCGGCGGAGGGAAATAA
- a CDS encoding stage III sporulation AC/AD family protein produces the protein MNMEGIFELCMSVMLKAVGLTVVGELAVRLCKDAGESALAYAVQLGTRAAVLGAAMPVLSKLFEFLGEIMSL, from the coding sequence ATGAATATGGAGGGAATTTTTGAGCTTTGTATGTCGGTAATGCTGAAGGCCGTGGGACTGACGGTGGTGGGAGAGCTTGCCGTCCGGCTGTGCAAGGACGCGGGGGAGAGCGCCCTGGCCTATGCTGTACAGCTGGGAACGCGGGCAGCGGTGCTGGGGGCGGCAATGCCGGTTCTCTCGAAGCTGTTTGAATTTCTGGGAGAGATCATGAGCCTATGA
- a CDS encoding transposase, which translates to MAKNTVGSSCDYLIDLMLILLELYDQFNSKVDHLDNQIKECIRGIDPPCLSLPGIGELSAAILLSESGDFSKLQNPSKMLSFAGLEPGHFQSGQSESTGHRVKHGSYPLNLLFSLLSISPLTRACFAVLFLLFKISCIFLLTFYSWSLRQEIGTRFLSRKCCGIPS; encoded by the coding sequence TTGGCAAAAAACACGGTCGGCTCCTCCTGCGATTACCTGATCGATCTGATGCTGATCCTGCTGGAGCTGTATGACCAGTTCAACTCCAAGGTGGATCATCTGGACAATCAAATCAAAGAGTGTATTCGGGGTATCGATCCGCCCTGCCTTTCCCTGCCCGGCATCGGCGAACTGTCCGCCGCTATCCTCCTCTCGGAGTCTGGGGATTTCAGCAAGCTCCAGAACCCCTCAAAAATGCTCTCCTTTGCCGGTTTGGAGCCTGGACACTTCCAGTCAGGACAATCTGAGTCTACAGGCCATAGGGTTAAACACGGCTCTTATCCGTTAAACCTTCTTTTTTCTCTGCTTTCCATTAGTCCTCTTACGAGGGCTTGCTTTGCTGTGCTTTTTCTTCTCTTCAAAATTTCCTGCATTTTCCTATTGACTTTTTATAGTTGGTCACTCCGACAAGAAATTGGCACCCGGTTTCTATCCAGGAAATGCTGCGGAATACCCTCATAA